A genomic segment from Macadamia integrifolia cultivar HAES 741 unplaced genomic scaffold, SCU_Mint_v3 scaffold_113A, whole genome shotgun sequence encodes:
- the LOC122070819 gene encoding annexin-like protein RJ4 — protein MATLIAPDHPSPVEDAEALRKACEGWGTNEKAIISILGHRNAVQRKLIRQSYEEIYHEDLVKRLESELSGGFEKAVYRLMLDPPNRDAVLANVALKHVNKDYRVIIEIGCVYSPDELLAVKQAYHSLYKHSLEEDIASHTKGEFRKLLVALVGTYRYNGDEINASLAKSEANILHEAIQGTAFNREEIIRILGTRSKAQLNATFNHYRDEYGISITKNLAGYSEDEFLGALHATIRCIYAPQKYLAKVLRNAISKSGANEDDLTRVIVKRAEKDLKDIKDLYYKRNSVPLEHAIGKATSGDYKAFLITLVGTEGH, from the exons ATGGCTACCCTCATAGCTCCTGACCACCCTTCTCCAGTTGAAGATGCTGAGGCTCTCAGGAAGGCTTGTGAAG GATGGGGAACAAATGAGAAAGCTATAATCTCAATACTTGGTCACAGAAATGCAGTTCAAAGGAAGCTAATCAGGCAATCTTATGAAGAGATCTACCATGAGGATCTTGTCAAGCGACTTGAGTCTGAGCTATCTGGGGGTTTTGAG AAAGCAGTATACCGGTTGATGCTAGATCCACCAAACCGAGATGCAGTGTTAGCTAATGTGGCATTAAAGCATGTGAACAAGGATTACAGGGTGATCATTGAAATCGGGTGCGTTTACTCCCCTGATGAGCTTTTGGCAGTGAAGCAAGCCTACCATTCCCTATACAAACATTCCCTGGAAGAAGACATTGCCTCTCATACCAAAGGCGAATTCCGAAAG CTTTTGGTTGCACTAGTGGGCACTTATAGGTACAATGGTGATGAGATAAATGCAAGTTTAGCAAAATCAGAGGCCAATATCCTTCATGAAGCCATCCAGGGAACCGCCTTTAACCGAGAAGAGATAATTAGAATCTTAGGCACAAGGAGTAAAGCACAGCTCAATGCAACTTTCAATCACTACAGGGATGAGTATGGCATTTCCATCACCAAG AACCTGGCAGGGTATTCCGAAGATGAATTTTTAGGCGCATTGCACGCAACTATTCGGTGCATCTATGCACCTCAAAAGTACTTGGCCAAG GTGTTACGCAATGCAATTAGTAAGTCAGGGGCTAATGAAGATGACCTTACACGTGTGATTGTTAAGCGCGCagagaaggatttgaaggaTATCAAGGATCTTTATTATAAGAGAAACAGTGTGCCTCTTGAGCATGCCATAGGCAAGGCAACCTCAGGGGACTACAAGGCTTTCCTGATCACTTTGGTTGGGACTGAGGGGCATTAG
- the LOC122070813 gene encoding protein transport protein Sec24-like At3g07100, translating into MQPMANEKTGPPNFPGRPAASPFAAAPPTITPFLSSAPVVGSVASGYSASPPATFNGPSMSSPPSSYVPQDVGSYQHFPTSHFPRAQAAPPSLGTPVGQPGLSPSVLPSSGRQILLPPPPVSFRPQTQIPLVPTGPPQNVPRTPPRGNVPHSSLESSFAASRSTMQPSLHGYPNVQANPASQVPYAQSPYFAQQGGYVPPPPVTAPMGLNPREQMQHPSAIPPVGPFPGLVEEFQSLSVGSVPGAIDPGLDSKALLRPLDGDMEPKSFVEKYPLNCHPRYLRLTTSAIPNSQSLLSRWHLPLGAVIHPLAEAPDGEEVPTVNFGSMGIIRCRRCRTYINPYVTFTDGGRKWSCNICAFLNDVPGEYFSYLDANGRRTDLDQRPELSKGSVEFVAPTEYMVRPPMPPLYFFLIDVSVSAARSGMLEVVAKTIRSCLDELPGFPRTQIGFLTFDSTLHFYNMKSSLTQPQMMVVSDLEDIFVPLPDDLLVNLSESRNVVDAFLDSLPSMFQDNVNMESAFGPALKAAFMVMNQLGGKLLIFQSTLPSLGTGRLRLRGDDHRVYGTDKENTLRIPEDSFYKQMAADLTKYQIGVNVYAFTEKYTDIASLGTLAKYTGGQVYYYPSFKSTVHGERLSYELARDLTRETAWEAVMRIRCGKGGRITNYHGHFMLRSTDLLALPAVDCDKAFAMQLSLEETLLATQTVYFQVALLYTSSSGERRIRVHTAAAPVVADLGEMYRQADTGAIVSLLSRLAIEKTLTHKLEDARHSVQLRIVKALREYRNLHAVQHRLAARMIYPESLQFLPLYGLALCKSTPLRGGFSDAQLDERCAAGFTMMTLSVGRLLKLLYPSLIRIDEYLEKGSTKADDFKNFSKMLPLSTEVLDPRGLYIFDDGFRFIIWFGRMLSSATAFHLLGVNLSGFPDPSQAILCEQDNEMSRKLVGLLKRFREIDPSYYQLPQVVRQGEQPRESRLLLASLVEDQNGGTSGYVDWVLQMHRQVQQSA; encoded by the exons ATGCAACCCATGGCAAATGAAAAGACTGGACCCCCAAATTTCCCAGGAAGACCTGCTGCCTCTCCCTTTGCAGCTGCTCCTCCAACAATCACACCCTTTTTATCCTCTGCCCCAGTGGTGGGATCTGTGGCTTCTGGTTATAGTGCTTCGCCACCAGCCACGTTTAATGGTCCATCTATGTCTTCTCCACCATCTTCTTATGTCCCACAGGATGTTGGTTCTTATCAGCATTTTCCAACTTCACATTTTCCTCGAGCTCAAGCCGCACCCCCCTCACTTGGTACACCTGTCGGGCAGCCAGGGTTATCCCCATCAGTTCTTCCCTCTTCCGGTCGACAAATTTTACTTCCACCTCCACCCGTTTCTTTTCGTCCACAAACCCAGATTCCTTTAGTGCCTACGGGACCTCCTCAAAATGTACCTCGTACTCCACCAAGAGGGAATGTACCCCACTCTTCATTAGAGTCGTCATTTGCTGCTTCCAGATCAACTATGCAGCCGTCTTTGCATGGGTATCCCAATGTACAAGCTAATCCAGCTTCGCAAGTTCCATATGCTCAGTCTCCATATTTTGCTCAACAAGGAGGTTATGTACCACCACCGCCTGTAACAGCTCCAATGGGTCTTAATCCAAGGGAACAAATGCAACATCCCAGTGCAATACCTCCTGTAGGTCCCTTTCCAGGATTGGTGGAGGAGTTCCAGTCACTTTCTGTTGGATCTGTTCCTGGAGCAATTGACCCAGGGCTCGATTCTAAAGCGTTGCTAAGGCCTTTGGATGGTGACATGGAACCAAAGTCATTTGTTGAGAAGTACCCCTTGAATTGCCATCCAAGATATTTAAGGCTTACAACCAGTGCAATACCGAACTCCCAATCATTGCTTTCTAGGTGGCACTTGCCTCTAGGAGCAGTGATTCATCCTCTTGCTGAAGCTCCTGATGGG GAGGAAGTTCCTACAGTTAATTTTGGATCAATGGGCATTATTCGATGTAGAAGATGTCGCACATATATCAATCCCTATGTTACATTTACTGATGGGGGTAGAAAGTGGAGCTGCAATATCTGTGCTTTCCTCAATGATG TTCCTGGTgaatatttttcctatttggATGCAAATGGCCGACGAACTGATTTGGATCAACGGCCCGAACTTTCAAAGGGTAGTGTAGAATTTGTGGCTCCAACTGAGTATATGGTGCGGCCTCCCATGCCACCTCTATATTTTTTCCTAATTGATGTATCGGTGTCTGCTGCTAGAAGTGGTATGCTTGAG GTTGTGGCCAAGACGATTAGATCTTGCTTGGATGAGTTGCCTGGCTTCCCCAGAACCCAGATAGGGTTTTTAACTTTTGACAGTACGTTACATTTTTACAACATGAAG TCATCTTTAACGCAGCCTCAAATGATGGTGGTGTCAGATTTGGAAGACATATTTGTACCATTGCCAGATGATCTGCTGGTCAACTTGTCCGAATCAAGAAATGTGGTGGACGCTTTTCTAGATAGCTTGCCATCCATGTTCCAGGATAATGTAAATATGGAATCTGCATTTGGTCCGGCTCTTAAGGCAGCTTTCATGGTTATG AACCAACTAGGGGGTAAATTGTTGATCTTCCAGAGCACGCTACCATCACTTGGCACTGGCCGCTTAAGGTTACGAGGAGATGATCATCGTGTTTATGGAACAGATAAAGAAAATACACTGAGAATACCTGAGGATTCTTTCTATAAGCAAATGGCTGCTGATCTTACCAAGTACCAGATAGGAGTGAATGTATATGCTTTCACTGAAAAGTACACTGACATTGCATCGCTAG GAACTCTGGCAAAATATACTGGTGGACAAGTATATTACTATCCAAGTTTCAAATCAACAGTTCATGGAGAGAGGCTGAGTTATGAGCTCGCCAGGGACCTTACAAGGGAAACTGCTTGGGAAGCAGTGATGCGTATAAGATGTGGCAAAG GGGGCCGGATTACAAATTATCATGGACACTTCATGTTAAGATCTACAGATTTATTGGCACTTCCAGCTGTTGACTGTGATAAAGCCTTTGCAATGCAGTTGTCTCTGGAGGAAACATTATTGGCAACCCAGACTGTATATTTTCAAGTTGCTCTGCT ATACACATCATCTTCAGGTGAAAGGCGTATTAGAGTCCATACAGCAGCTGCACCCGTGGTAGCGGATCTTGGAGAAATGTATCGCCAGGCTGATACTGGTGCCATAGTTTCTTTGCTTTCTAGGCTTG CGATTGAGAAAACTCTGACCCATAAGCTGGAAGATGCACGGCACTCTGTGCAGTTGAGGATTGTGAAAGCTCTTAGAGAATATCGAAATCTCCATGCTGTGCAGCACCGCTTGGCAGCCAGGATGATATATCCAGAATCACTGCAATTCTTGCCTTTGTATGGATTAGCGTTATGTAAATCCACCCCTCTTCGTGGGGGATTTTCTGATGCTCAACTTGATGAACGCTGTGCTGCTGGTTTCACTATGATGACTTTGTCTGTTGGAAGGTTATTGAAGCTTCTCTACCCGAGCTTGATTCGGATTGATGAGTATCTTGAAAAG GGATCCACTAAGGCTGATGATTTTAAGAATTTCTCAAAAATGTTACCTTTATCCACTGAGGTCTTGGATCCAAGAGGTCTTTATATTTTTGATGACGGGTTTCGCTTCATTATTTGGTTTGGCAGAATGCTTTCGTCTGCTACAGCTTTCCATTTACTTGGAGTAAACTTGTCTGGTTTTCCTGATCCATCTCAG GCTATCCTTTGTGAGCAAGACAATGAGATGTCAAGAAAGCTAGTGGGGTTACTGAAGAGATTTAGGGAAATTGACCCTTCATATTACCAGTTGCCCCAGGTTGTAAGACAAGGTGAACAACCAAGAGAGAGCAGGTTGCTACTTGCAAGCCTAGTGGAGGATCAAAATGGAGGAACTAGTGGCTATGTTGACTGGGTACTACAAATGCACCGGCAAGTCCAGCAAAGTGCATAA